In one Modestobacter sp. L9-4 genomic region, the following are encoded:
- a CDS encoding Trm112 family protein has protein sequence MTAASEATLGIDPALLEILACPDTHHSPLTVDVEASELVCPTCRRAFPVRDGIPVLLLDEARQRPA, from the coding sequence ATGACCGCCGCGAGCGAGGCCACGCTGGGCATCGACCCGGCGCTGCTGGAGATCCTGGCCTGCCCCGACACCCACCACAGCCCGCTGACGGTGGACGTCGAGGCGTCCGAGCTGGTCTGCCCGACGTGCCGGCGGGCCTTCCCGGTGCGCGACGGCATCCCGGTGCTCCTGCTCGACGAGGCGCGGCAGCGCCCGGCATGA